From one Brachypodium distachyon strain Bd21 chromosome 4, Brachypodium_distachyon_v3.0, whole genome shotgun sequence genomic stretch:
- the LOC100836092 gene encoding probable calcium-binding protein CML50, whose amino-acid sequence MSGGYPYGGGGGGGGYGAPPPYGSTPAPSAPPYGEKPPKEGKTSSSSSGSSPYYGAPPPQSYGGGYGAPPSGQPQPYGGGGYGGPPAGQHQPYGGGGYGAPPPAQPYGAPPPSSAPYGAPPTAAPPYGAPPPAGAPYGGGYGSPFAALVPSAFPPGTDPNVVACFQAADRDGSGTIDDKELQSALSGYNQSFSIRTVHLLMYLFTNTNVRRIGPKEFTSVFYSLQNWRSIFERFDRDRSGKIDASELRDALLSLGYSVSPTVLDLLVSKFDKTGGMNKAVEYDNFIECCLTVKGLTEKFKEKDTAYSGSATFTYEAFMLTVLPFIIA is encoded by the exons ATGTCCGGCGGCTACccctacggcggcggcggaggcggaggaggctaCGGAGCCCCGCCGCCCTACGGCTCCACGCCCGCGCCCTCGGCCCCGCCATACGGCGAGAAGCCCCCCAAGGAAGGCaagacctcctcctcctcctctggttCCTCCCCTTACTACGGCGCACCCCCGCCCCAGTCCTACGGCGGCGGGTACGGGGCTCCTCCCTCCGGTCAGCCCCAGCCctacggtggcggcgggtaCGGGGGCCCACCTGCCGGTCAGCACCAGCCctacggtggcggcggttaCGGGGCCCCGCCCCCCGCCCAGCCCTACGgcgccccgccgccctcctccgcgcccTACGGAGCCCCGCCTACTGCGGCACCGCCCTACGGGGCCCCGCCTCCCGCGGGAGCGCCCTACGGCGGCGGGTACGGCAGCCCGTTCGCGGCGCTGGTGCCGTCGGCGTTCCCGCCCGGGACCGACCCCAACGTGGTGGCCTGCTTCCAGGCGGCGGACCGCGACGGCAGCGGGACCATCGATGACAAGGAGCTGCAGTCCGCGCTGTCTGGCTACAACCAGAGCTTCAGCATCCGCACCGTGCACCTCCTCATGTACctcttcaccaacaccaacgTCCGCAGGATCG GGCCCAAGGAGTTTACTTCTGTGTTTTATAGTCTTCAGAATTGGAGG TCCATATTTGAGAGGTTTGACCGTGACCGAAGTGGTAAAATTGATGCATCAGAGCTTCGTGATGCTCTTCTCAGTCTGGGTTATTCAGTTTCTCCAACTGTGCTAGACTTGCTTGTGTCTAAATTTGACAAGACTGGGGGCATGAACAAAGCAGTTGAATATGATAACTTCATTGA ATGCTGCCTCACAGTCAAG GGTCTGACCGAAAAGTTCAAGGAGAAGGACACAGCCTACTCCGGGTCTGCAACTTTCACCTACGAGGCTTTCATGTTGACCGTGCTCCCTTTCATCATTGCATGA
- the LOC100835786 gene encoding probable calcium-transporting ATPase 9, plasma membrane-type encodes MERYLQENFELPSKNPSEEAQRRWRSAVGTLVKNRRRRFRHVPDLDQRHQDHAKRRSVQEKIRVALYVQQAAITFIGGAKKNEYQLTEDIIKAGFSINPEELASITSKHDLKALKMHGGVDGISKKIRSTFDRGISCSDLDTRQNIYGVNRYAEKPSRSFWSFVWDALQDMTLIILMVCALLSVVVGLASEGWPKGMYDGLGIILSILLVVMVTAASDYKQSLQFKELDNEKKNIFIHVTRDGSRQKVSIYDLVVGDIVHLSIGDQVPADGIFIHGYSLLIDESSLSGESEPVYTSQDKPFILAGTKVQDGSAKMIVTSVGMRTEWGRLMSTLSEGGEDETPLQVKLNGVATIIGKIGLVFATLTFVVLMARFLVDKGLTVGLSKWYSTDALTIVNYFATAVTIIVVAVPEGLPLAVTLSLAFAMKKLMNDKALVRHLAACETMGSAGTICTDKTGTLTTNHMVVDKIWIAEISKSVTSNNSLEDLNSAISSSAWSLLLQGIFENTSAEVVEGKDGKQTVLGTPTEIAIFEYGLKLQGYRDAEDRTCTKVKVEPFNSVKKKMAVLISLPGGTNRWFCKGASEIVVEMCDMVIDEDGNAIPLSDARKKNIIDTINSFASDALRTLCLAFKDVDDFDEDADSPPSGFTLIVIFGIKDPVRPGVKEAVQSCISAGIIVRMVTGDNINTAKAIAKECGILTDDGIAIEGPDFRTKSPEEMMDLIPKIQVMARSLPLDKHLLVTNLRGMFQEVVAVTGDGTNDAPALHEADIGLAMGIAGTEVAKESADVIVLDDNFTTIINVARWGRAVYINIQKFVQFQLTVNIVALVINFVSACITGSAPLTAVQLLWVNMIMDTLGALALATEPPNDEMMKRPPVGRGESFITNVMWRNIIGQSIYQLIVLGVLMFGGETFLNIKGADSKTVINTLIFNSFVFCQVFNEVNSREMEKINVFRGLLSNWVFIGVISATVVFQVVIIEFLGTFASTVPLSWEHWLVSVGLGSISLIIGAILKCIPVKSGEISASPNGYRQLANGPDDI; translated from the exons atggagagGTATCTGCAGGAGAACTTCGAGCTGCCGTCCAAGAACCCGTCGGAGGAGgcgcagcggcggtggcgctccGCCGTCGGCACCCTCGTCaagaaccgccgccgccgcttccgccaCGTGCCCGACCTCGACCAGCGCCACCAGGACCACGCCAAGCGCCGCTCCGTCCAG GAAAAAATTCGGGTTGCCCTCTACGTGCAGCAGGCCGCAATCACTTTCATTGGCG GTGCCAAGAAGAACGAGTACCAGCTAACAGAGGATATAATCAAAGCTGGGTTTTCCATCAACCCTGAAGAACTGGCATCAATAACAAGCAAGCATGACTTGAAAGCTTTAAAGATGCATGGTGGGGTAGATGGGATATCCAAAAAAATCCGTTCAACATTCGACCGTGGCATAAGTTGTAGTGACTTGGATACAAgacaaaacatatatggtgtCAATCGTTACGCTGAAAAACCTTCAAGAAGTTTCTGGAGTTTTGTTTGGGACGCATTGCAGGACATGACCCTTATCATTCTTATGGTATGTGCTTTGTTATCTGTTGTAGTTGGCCTGGCATCTGAAGGTTGGCCAAAGGGCATGTACGATGGCTTGGGGATAATACTCAGCATCCTCTTGGTCGTGATGGTTACTGCTGCCAGTGACTATAAGCAATCTCTCCAGTTTAAGGAGCTAGacaatgaaaagaaaaatatatttatccATGTAACGAGAGACGGCAGTCGACAAAAGGTCTCAATATACGACTTGGTAGTTGGTGATATCGTGCATTTATCAATTGGAGACCAAGTACCTGCTGATGGAATTTTTATACATGGATACTCCCTTTTGATTGATGAATCCAGCTTATCAGGTGAGAGCGAGCCAGTTTATACTTCTCAAGACAAGCCATTCATTTTGGCAGGAACTAAAGTGCAAGATGGCTCTGCTAAGATGATAGTAACTTCTGTCGGTATGCGCACTGAATGGGGAAGGCTGATGAGCACTTTGAGtgagggaggagaagatgaGACACCATTGCAGGTAAAGCTAAATGGAGTTGCGACCATTATAGGGAAGATTGGTTTGGTATTTGCCACACTAACATTTGTAGTCCTGATGGCTAGATTCCTTGTCGATAAAGGTTTAACAGTTGGTTTGTCCAAATGGTATTCTACTGATGCCTTGACTATAGTAAACTATTTTGCAACAGCGGTCACTAttattgttgttgctgttccTGAAGGGTTGCCATTGGCTGTTACTTTGAGCCTTGCGTTCGCAATGAAGAAGTTAATGAATGACAAAGCCCTTGTTAGACACCTCGCAGCATGTGAAACAATGGGATCTGCTGGTACCATCTGCACAGACAAAACAGGAACTTTGACTACTAACCATATGGTGGTTGACAAAATTTGGATAGCTGAGATTTCAAAGTCAGTTACCAGTAACAATAGTTTGGAAGATCTGAATTCTGCGATTTCTTCAAGCGCATGGAGCCTACTTTTGCAGGGGATTTTTGAGAACACTAGTGCAGAAGTGGTCGAAGGAAAGGATGGTAAACAAACCGTTTTAGGTACTCCAACAGAAATAGCGATATTTGAATATGGTTTGAAGTTGCAAGGCTATCGCGATGCTGAGGATAGGACCTGCACCAAGGTTAAGGTTGAGCCTTTCAATTCAgtcaagaagaagatggcagTATTGATTTCCTTACCTGGTGGTACGAACCGCTGGTTCTGCAAAGGCGCGTCAGAAATTGTTGTTGAGATGTGCGACATGGTGATTGATGAGGATGGAAATGCTATTCCCTTATCAGACGCTCGGAAAAAGAACATCATAGATACTATCAACTCATTTGCTTCAGATGCTTTAAGGACATTGTGCCTCGCGTTTAAAGATGTGGATGATTTTGATGAGGATGCAGATAGTCCTCCAAGTGGTTTTACTCTGATAGTCATATTTGGCATCAAGGATCCTGTGCGCCCTGGTGTGAAGGAAGCTGTTCAGAGCTGTATATCTGCTGGCATCATTGTGAGAATGGTGACTGGTGATAATATCAATACAGCTAAAGCAATAGCCAAGGAGTGTGGAATATTGACTGATGATGGTATAGCAATAGAAGGACCAGATTTCCGTACCAAGAGCCCAGAGGAGATGATGGACTTGATACCCAAAATTCAG GTCATGGCCCGTTCATTACCATTAGACAAACATCTGcttgtgacaaatttgagagGTATGTTTCAAGAGGTGGTTGCTGTGACAGGTGATGGTACAAACGATGCTCCTGCATTACACGAAGCAGATATTGGGCTTGCCATGGGCATTGCAGGCACGGAG GTTGCCAAGGAGAGTGCCGATGTCATAGTACTTGATGACAATTTCACAACTATAATAAATGTTGCAAGGTGGGGTCGTGCGGTTTACATAAACATCCAGAAGTTTGTGCAGTTTCAATTGACTGTCAATATTGTTGCTTTAGTGATCAACTTTGTCTCAGCGTGCATCACAG GGAGTGCTCCTCTCACCGCTGTGCAGCTGCTGTGGGTCAATATGATTATGGATACATTAGGAGCTTTAGCTCTGGCAACAGAGCCACCAAATGACGAAATGATGAAGAGGCCGCCTGTTGGGCGAGGAGAAAGTTTCATTACCAATGTCATGTGGAGAAATATCATTGGACAAAGTATATATCAGTTGATTGTACTTGGAGTTCTCATGTTCGGCGGGGAAACCTTTCTGAACATCAAGGGTGCAGATTCCAAAACCGTTATCAACACACTCATATTCAACTCCTTCGTATTTTGCCAG GTATTCAACGAAGTAAACAGCAGGGAAATGGAGAAGATAAATGTTTTCCGTGGTCTCCTCAGCAACTGGGTCTTCATCGGGGTCATATCTGCAACTGTAGTATTCCAAGTGGTGATCATTGAATTTCTTGGCACTTTTGCCAGCACAGTTCCGCTCAGCTGGGAGCACTGGTTGGTAAGTGTCGGCCTAGGGTCGATCAGCTTGATCATCGGTGCTATCTTGAAGTGCATACCAGTGAAATCAGGTGAAATCTCCGCTAGCCCGAACGGTTACAGACAACTTGCCAATGGTCCTGATGACATATAG
- the LOC100834860 gene encoding uncharacterized protein LOC100834860 isoform X2, translated as MAAMVRACMPLRTPPAASASAAAPAASTDAAPGRPRSSARVLVLGGTGRVGGSTATALSKLCPDLSILVGGRNREKGESLASKLGEQSKFVEIDTGNAAMLEEALQGVDLVVHTAGPFQREAECTVLQAAISTKTAYIDVCDDMDYSWRAKAFHEEAKAQGVPAITTAGIYPGVSNGSGGAGPTILATSFLLLGEDVIAYNKGEEIKLKPYSGALNIDFGKGVRKRDVYLLNLPEVKSAHKFLGVPTVSARFGTAPFFWNWGMQAFANFLPVEFLRDKDKVRELVELVDPLVRAIDGIAGERVSMRVDLECSNGRSTIGLFSHKKLSVSVGYSVAAFVLAVLEGSTQPGVWFPEEPEGIAVESRKLLLERASQGTTNFVMNKPSWMVETDPKEVILGIYV; from the exons ATGGCCGCCATGGTGAGAGCGTGCATGCCGCTCCGCACCCCTCCGGCAgcctcggcctccgccgccgcccccgcggcATCCACGGACGCTGCCCCGGGCAGGCCGCGCTCGAGCGCCCGCGTGCTCGTGCTCGGCGGCACCGGCCGCGTCGGCGGCTCCACGGCCACCGCGCTCTCCAAGCTCTGCCCTGACCTCAGCATCCTCGTCGGCGGCCGGAACCG GGAGAAGGGTGAATCTTTGGCATCTAAACTCGGCGAGCAGTCTAAGTTTGTGGAGATTGATACCGGCAACGCGGCCATGTTGGAGGAAGCACTACAGG GTGTGGATTTAGTTGTTCATACCGCTGGACCTTTCCAGAGGGAGGCCGAGTGCACCGTGTTGCAGGCCGCGATATCAACTAAG ACAGCGTATATTGATGTTTGTGATGATATGGACTATTCATGGAGGGCGAAAGCTTTCCATGAGGAAGCCAAAGCTCAAGGTGTTCCAGCTATTACAACTGCTGGCATATATCCTGGAGTGAGCAATG GTTCTGGTGGTGCTGGCCCAACAATATTGGCAACAAGTTTTTTGCTTCTCGGGGAGGACGTAATTGCATACAACAAAG GAGAAGAAATCAAACTGAAGCCTTACAGCGGAGCCCTGAACATTGATTTCGGAAAAGGGGTCAGAAAGAGAGATGTTTACTTACT GAATTTGCCTGAAGTGAAGAGTGCTCATAAATTTTTAGGTGTGCCAACTGTTAGCGCTCGATTTGGTACCGCTCCTTTCTTCTGGAATTGGGGAATGCAGGCTTTCGCAAACTTTTTACCTGTT GAGTTTTTGAGGGATAAAGATAAGGTTCGAGAGTTGGTTGAATTAGTTGATCCCCTTGTTCGAGCCATTGATGGCATTGCAGGAGAGCGTGTCTCCATGAGG GTAGACTTGGAATGTTCGAATGGCCGGAGTACTATTGGATTGTTTTCTCATAAGAAGCTATCTGT ATCGGTGGGCTATTCAGTGGCTGCATTTGTTCTAGCAGTTCTGGAGGGAAGCACACAGCCAGGCGTTTGGTTTCCGGAAGAG CCAGAGGGGATAGCAGTTGAATCAAGGAAGCTGCTTCTTGAGCGTGCGTCGCAAGGGACAACAAACTTCGTGATGAATAA GCCTTCCTGGATGGTAGAGACTGATCCAAAGGAAGTTATCCTGGGAATATATGTGTGA
- the LOC100834860 gene encoding uncharacterized protein LOC100834860 isoform X1: MAAMVRACMPLRTPPAASASAAAPAASTDAAPGRPRSSARVLVLGGTGRVGGSTATALSKLCPDLSILVGGRNREKGESLASKLGEQSKFVEIDTGNAAMLEEALQGVDLVVHTAGPFQREAECTVLQAAISTKTAYIDVCDDMDYSWRAKAFHEEAKAQGVPAITTAGIYPGVSNVMAAELVNAARSENEEPERLRFFYYTAGSGGAGPTILATSFLLLGEDVIAYNKGEEIKLKPYSGALNIDFGKGVRKRDVYLLNLPEVKSAHKFLGVPTVSARFGTAPFFWNWGMQAFANFLPVEFLRDKDKVRELVELVDPLVRAIDGIAGERVSMRVDLECSNGRSTIGLFSHKKLSVSVGYSVAAFVLAVLEGSTQPGVWFPEEPEGIAVESRKLLLERASQGTTNFVMNKPSWMVETDPKEVILGIYV; encoded by the exons ATGGCCGCCATGGTGAGAGCGTGCATGCCGCTCCGCACCCCTCCGGCAgcctcggcctccgccgccgcccccgcggcATCCACGGACGCTGCCCCGGGCAGGCCGCGCTCGAGCGCCCGCGTGCTCGTGCTCGGCGGCACCGGCCGCGTCGGCGGCTCCACGGCCACCGCGCTCTCCAAGCTCTGCCCTGACCTCAGCATCCTCGTCGGCGGCCGGAACCG GGAGAAGGGTGAATCTTTGGCATCTAAACTCGGCGAGCAGTCTAAGTTTGTGGAGATTGATACCGGCAACGCGGCCATGTTGGAGGAAGCACTACAGG GTGTGGATTTAGTTGTTCATACCGCTGGACCTTTCCAGAGGGAGGCCGAGTGCACCGTGTTGCAGGCCGCGATATCAACTAAG ACAGCGTATATTGATGTTTGTGATGATATGGACTATTCATGGAGGGCGAAAGCTTTCCATGAGGAAGCCAAAGCTCAAGGTGTTCCAGCTATTACAACTGCTGGCATATATCCTGGAGTGAGCAATG TGATGGCTGCTGAGCTTGTGAATGCTGCCAGAAGTGAAAATGAAGAACCTGAAAGACTAAG ATTCTTCTATTATACTGCAGGTTCTGGTGGTGCTGGCCCAACAATATTGGCAACAAGTTTTTTGCTTCTCGGGGAGGACGTAATTGCATACAACAAAG GAGAAGAAATCAAACTGAAGCCTTACAGCGGAGCCCTGAACATTGATTTCGGAAAAGGGGTCAGAAAGAGAGATGTTTACTTACT GAATTTGCCTGAAGTGAAGAGTGCTCATAAATTTTTAGGTGTGCCAACTGTTAGCGCTCGATTTGGTACCGCTCCTTTCTTCTGGAATTGGGGAATGCAGGCTTTCGCAAACTTTTTACCTGTT GAGTTTTTGAGGGATAAAGATAAGGTTCGAGAGTTGGTTGAATTAGTTGATCCCCTTGTTCGAGCCATTGATGGCATTGCAGGAGAGCGTGTCTCCATGAGG GTAGACTTGGAATGTTCGAATGGCCGGAGTACTATTGGATTGTTTTCTCATAAGAAGCTATCTGT ATCGGTGGGCTATTCAGTGGCTGCATTTGTTCTAGCAGTTCTGGAGGGAAGCACACAGCCAGGCGTTTGGTTTCCGGAAGAG CCAGAGGGGATAGCAGTTGAATCAAGGAAGCTGCTTCTTGAGCGTGCGTCGCAAGGGACAACAAACTTCGTGATGAATAA GCCTTCCTGGATGGTAGAGACTGATCCAAAGGAAGTTATCCTGGGAATATATGTGTGA
- the LOC100843704 gene encoding uncharacterized protein LOC100843704, translating into MFLRRLSTSASAALRRRRRGANDDGVLAAVRAEIAHELSSDSNDSSPSLHPQDEIPGFATVSDAPRAQDLLLRRCHRDSGPAEEVLVSALLAPLRFDGDEPLPRDALMKVFVCKPGVAPLLRFDCHAAAAAAGDGDAAAGYDITAFSYHEFPGDDGESKYEGPSFGDLDPELQAALKEYLTARGVNSELASSLRQHLLRKERVQYVNWLRTLEGLFTKDR; encoded by the exons ATGTTCCTGCGGCGACTCAGCAcgtcggcctccgccgccctccgacgccgccgccgcggcgccaaCGACGACGGGGTCCTGGCCGCCGTGCGCGCCGAGATCGCCCACGAGCTCTCCTCCGACTCCAACGACTCCTCGCCTTCCCTCCACCCGCAGGACGAGATCCCCGGCTTCGCCACCGTGTCGGACGCGCCGCGCGCGCAGGACCTGCTCCTGCGCCGCTGCCATCGGGACAGCGGGCCCGCCGAGGAGGTCCTCGTGTCGGCGCTGCTAGCCCCGCTGCGGTtcgacggcgacgagccgcTCCCCAGGGACGCGCTCATGAAGGTGTTCGTCTGCAAGCCTGGagtggcgccgctgctgcgcTTCGACTGccatgcggcggcggcggcggcgggtgacgGCGATGCAGCTGCTGGCTACGATATTACTGCCTTTTCCTATCACGAGTTTCCCGGCGACGACGGAGAAAGCAAGTATGAAGGGCCGAGTTTCGG AGATTTGGATCCTGAGCTACAGGCTGCACTGAAAGAATACCTGACTGCAAGAGGCGTGAACTCCGAACTGGCCAGCTCGCTCCGTCAACACTTGCTTCGGAAGGAGCGCGTCCAGTACGTGAACTGGCTCAGAACATTGGAAGGGTTGTTCACCAAAGATCGCTGA